Genomic segment of Anaeromicrobium sediminis:
TTAAAAATAATAGATGGTTATAAAAAAATTCCTAGTATATAAGATATATTTATCTCTACATACTAGGAATTTACTTACTTTATAGTGGTTAACTTGATTTACAAACTCAGATAGTTTTATTCATCTGCACTTTCTAGCATTTCATTAACATAAGTAGGTAGAGCAAAACAACCTACATGTAAATCTGTGTTATAATACTTGGTTTTTAATTCTAGACTATTCCACTGCTCCACTTTTATATCCTTAATAGGGTCAAATTTTTTAGAAGCGAATCCAAATAACCAGTGACCAGATGGATAGGTTGGCATATGGAATTGATAAACTTTGCTTATTGGAAATAGTCTCTTTATTTTTCTATGGGCACGTTTCATTTCATGTGCATCTCTTTCATAATAGGGACTTTCATGTTGATTAACTAATATGCCCTCTTCTGATAGGGCTTTTGAGCAATTATTATAAAATTCTTCAGTAAATAATCCTTCACCTGGTCCTATAGGATCAGTTGAGTCAACTATTATTAAATCATAAATATTATCCGTATTTTTAACAAATGCTAAGCCATCTTCAAAATACAAATTGACCCTTTCATCTTGTAATTTTGATGAAGTTATAGGTAGATACTTTTCACAAGCCCTCACAACTTGTTCATCTATTTCAACCATATCTATTTGCTCAATAGTATTGTATCTAGTAAGTTCTCTTACTGTACCACCATCTCCTCCACCAATTACTAATACTTTCTTAATATTTGGATTAGTAGCCATAGGTACATGAACAATCATATCATGATATATAAATTCATCCTTTTCATTTACCATCATTAGTCCATCTAAGGTGAAAAATGTACCAAATTCTTCCGATTCAAAGAAATCTATTTTCTGAAATTCACTTTCCTCTGAATAAAGTTGTTCCTTTACTTTTATTGAAAATTTAGCATTCTCAGTATGTTCTTCTGTATACCATAATTCCATTTTTATTTCCTCCTATATTCCTAATACTTTAATCCACTTTATTTCAGGGTCTTCCGTTCCTGTTAATATGCTTCCCTTTTCTTTTAGATGTATAATATATTTGATCATTTCATCATCAATTCTTTCTCCTGGTGACACTATAGGTATCCCAGGTGGATAAGCCATTATTGATTCACCGCTTATCTCCCCTGTACTATCTTCAAGTTTTATTCTTTTTTTATTTGAATAAAAAGCATCCCTAGGAGAGACTATAACGGAAGGATTTCTAAAGTTCAATTTTATAGGTGCTTTCTTTTCTTTTTTGTATTTACGACTAATATCCTTTAATGCACCTATGAGTTTATCTATATTCTCTTTAGTATCTCCAACACTTATTATTGCCAATATATTGTTTGAGTCACCAAATTCTACCTGTATGTTATATTCATCTCTTAGAATATCATATACTTCTATTCCTGTTAATCCTATATTTGTAGTATTTATAGAAAGTTTAGTTTCATCAAAATCATAAACTGAATTTTTATCTATTAATTCCTTACCAAATGCATAATAACCTTCTATTTTATTAGTTTCATTCCTTGCATATATGCTTAATTCTCTCACCTTATTAAAAATTTCTTTTCCTTCAGTAGCTAACATTTTCCTCGTTATATCTAAGGAAGTCATTAATAAATAAGAAGCAGAAGTAGATTGTGTTAGATTTAATGTGGTTTTAATAGTTCCTTTATCCACCAGACCATTATTACTTAATAAAACTGAACTCTGAGTTAAAGATCCTCCAGTTTTATGTAGACTAACAGATGATATATCTGCTCCTAACTTCATAGCACCATCTGGAAAATTATCATTAAAGTAAAAGTGAGTTCCATGGGCTTCATCAACTATAGTAACTAATCCATGACTTTTTGCAAGTTCTAGTATTTTTTTAAGATCAGAAACAATACCATAGTAAGTTGGATTTATTACAAATAGTGCCTTAGCATCTGAGTTTTCTTCTATTGCTTTTTTATAACTTTCTACAGATACACCTAAAGATATACCTATATGGTCATCAATTTCTGGTTGAACGTAAATGGGATGTGCTCCACTTAGAATTAATGCATTAATTGCTGATTTATGAACATTTCTTGGAATAATAATTTTATCCCCTTGATGACAAACACTCATAATCATAGCCTGAACTCCAGCAGAAGTTCCATTTACTAAAAAAAATGAATTATCACTAGAAAAGGCTTCAGCCATTAATTCTTCAGATTCTTTTATAACTCCTATGGGATTTCCAATATTGTCTAAAGGTTTCATAGAATTAACATCTACGCTTAAAGTTTTTTCACCTAAAAATTCAACTAACTCTTTATTACCTCTTCCTTGTTTATGACCAGGTACATCAAATGGAATTACTTTTTTTTTACTATATTCTAATATTGCTGTATATAATGGAGTTTCATATTGATTTTTTTTCATTCATCGTCCCACCTTTAGAAATAAGAATAGTAAACAATATAACCTTTATTTAGTAAGGTTTATACCATAAAAGATCTCTGTCATCTCCCTATTAAGTCTTTCAACTATTTCATTCTTATTCTTAATTGATAATTGTGACTCTGATTTTTCGAATAAATAATTATCAAGATCAATATCTTTAACCTTCATTTTCGTATGGAATATATTTGATTGGTAAATGTTCATATCTATTAAACTATATCTCTCTATAGTTTCATCCTTAATATAATCTTGTATAGAATTTATTGAATGGTCTATAAAATGCTTTTCACCATCTATATCCCTTGTAAAGCCTCTTACCCTATAGTCTATAGTTATAATATCTGAATCAAAACTTCCTATTAGATAATTTAAAGCGTTAAGAGGTGATATGGTGCCACAAGTTGACACATCAATATCTACCCTAAAAGTACTTATATTATTTTCAGGATGACTTTCAGGATAAGTATGTACTGTTACATGACTTTTATCTAAATGCCCAACAATATTCTCTCTCATAGGAGTTATTATTCCTTTGTTGCAAGATGGGTCTAATACGTAAACAGGTACTTCCTCTTCAGATATTAGAAGAGTTACGCTAGCTCCTTGGGGATCATAATCTTGTTTTGCAACATTTAAAACAGATGCTCCTATAGTATTGGTAACATCCGTTAATATTTTAGTTAGTCTTTCTGAATTATACTGTTCATCTATGTATTCAATATATCTTTTTCTATCTTCTTCAGTTTCTGTATAACAAATATCATAAATATTGAAACTAAGAGACTTTGTTAAATTATTAAATCCATATAGATTTAGCTTATTATTTTTCAGTTTCGGCAATATAGTCCCTCTTTTCTTTTTAAAATCAGTTCTTTAATATTAGCAAATTAATTATATCTATTTCTCTAAAATGTCAATTATATATATTATGTGTTTTATTAATCAAATGATACAATATGACTTTAAAAACAAAATACAGAATACTTGCAATTAAATATGGGCTTAGGTTATCTCTATAGATACCTAGGCCCAATATTTGTATAAAATCATTATTATTAATCAATACGAACTTCATTAGATGGTCCACCACTCAAATAATTCCGAACATTATCAATGCATATATTTGTTTTAATCTCTGTTGCCTCTATAGTATTAAATCCCATATGAGGAGTTACTACCACATTATCTAATTTCAGTAAATCTTCACCACTTTCTATGCTTAAGTTAATCTCATCTAAGCCTGCTCCAAAAACATTTCTACTTTTTAAAGTTTCATACAGATCATTCTGATTGACTATTTCAGCTCGAGCTGTATTGATGAAAATGGCATTCTTTTTCATCTTAGCAAAATCCTTCTCTGTAATGAAGTTATGAGTTGACGGTAGTAATGGCATATGAACAGTAACAATATCACTTTCCCTAAAGATTTCATCACAAGATGTATATTTCACATTACATTTCCTAACAATCTCATCCTTAGGACTAGGGTCATAAGCAATAATTTTCATGTTAAATCCATTTGCAATCTCCGCTACTCTGCATCCAATTGCCCCTGTTCCAATGATTCCAATGGTTTTATTAGACATCTCCATTCCTTGAAATAATCCCCAATTATAGGCTTTTGATTCTTTAACATTACGATCAGCCTGAGGAACCTTTCTCATAACAGATAACATTAGGCTTATAGCTAATTCTGCAACAGCATTTTTAGCGTATCCTGGCACATTTGTTACAGTAACCCCTCTTTTATTAGCTTCTCCTATATCCACATAGTCATAACCTGTGGCCCAAAGGGAAATCATCTTTAGATTTGGTAATCTATCTAGGGTACTAGATGAGAAATGAGTCCATCCACTTACAATAATATGAGCATCTTTTCCTCGATTCAGAGTCTCTTCTTGGTTTTTAGGTGTTCCTGAATATATGTTTAAGTCTCCTAAGCTTTTTAGTTGATCTATTTGACTCTCATTCATCAAAACATCATCTATAACTACAATCTTCATAAACGATCCCCCTGATTCTATTCTCTTATGTGATTCATATATACTATTTTAATACCTTAAATTAATTAACTTAGCCATTATTTCATTTCCCTTTGAAGTTAGATGAAGTCCATCACTATAATAATCTGATCTATCATCTTCTCCCATATATTTATTAAAACCTTCATAAAAATCTATTACTTCTACATTAAACTTTTTAGCAAATCCCAGTATCCACTTTCTATACAAAATTAATTTTTCATTTACTTCATAAAAATCTGTAGTACTAGACCATTGAATTGGTGCTAGTTGTGGATCTGTTTTTATGGGTATGCCTACAATTGGAACTATATTGTTTTCATTAGCCATATGTACCATATTAGATATATTCTCTTGGATTTCATCTAAATCTATACCCATCATAATATCATTTACTCCGCCTAATATGATTACATGGCTTGGCTTTTCCTTTATAACATGCCTATCAAATCTTAGACACATACCTTCTGTAGTGTCTCCGTTTATCCCTCTATTTACTATATGTACATTATATTTCATAGATAAAAGATATGGCCATGCTTCTCTTTGTCTTACACCATATCCATAGGTGATACTATCTCCAATACAAACTATCTTCATTTATTCCTCCTAAATGTTCTTATAATACTCTTCCTTTGTTAGATTATGGTATAATGTGGTTACTTTTTTATTATCTAATAATTTTAATTCTTCCTTACGCTTGAATATATATTTAAATGGAGATTTTTCAATAACTCTCTTTGACCTCATATTATAATCATAATGGGCACACCAAATCAATTCTAAATTCATTTCCTCAAAACCATGTTTAATTAAAGCATTAGTGGCTTCTGGTACATATCCATTTCCCCAATACTTAGGATTTAGTACGTATCCAATTTCCCTTTGTTTTAAATCTTTCAGTTTTTCATCTGGGGTCCTTCTATGTATTCCAATACTTCCTATAACCTTATTTTCATCCTTTAACTCTATGGCATATACTTCGTCACTTTCTATAAACATTTTTATTATTTCTTTACTTTCTTCTTGGTCTTTATGTGGCTTCCATCCTGCATTAGGACCAACCAAATCACTCTTTGCATATTCAAATAAATCATCCACATCTTCATATGTCCATTTTCTTAAAATTAACCTCTCTGTTTCTAATATACTCATTTTATCCCCTACCTCTTTCTTAATACATTTGCTTCTTTTTTGTTGAATATATTATACCATCTAATTCAACTACAATTCATTTTTCCCTAGTCTTTTTGTTAATAACCAACTTACTTTGTCAAAAGAAATTTTTGGAAATCAATTAACTCCTATACCAGCAAATGTCCCCTTTCCCTTGCGATTCAAGGGAGAGGGGTTTGGTATTTATATCTGTTTATTGGGATGGAAATATGTGTACCTTGTAATCTTAGTAGGATTTATATAAAATGTTATATATGAAAAATTTAATTTAGAATGAGGTGAGAGTTGTGAAAGGTATAATGAAAAAAATTGCAATTATATTAGTCCTAATCATGGCATTCGGTACAGTTGCATTTGCAGCTCAGCCAGAGCTATATAATAACATTAAAGAACGTATTTTATCTATAAAAGATGAATTTATAAAAAAAGATTCCCAATTAGTTTCTAGCGGAGATGAGGCTATTGAAGATTTACGTGATTATGTAGATGAAGTAGAGAATGAAATTAAAACTGAATTAGGAGAATATGAACAAGCTCAGATTGAAGAAGCAAAAAAAGTAATAGCTAAAGAAGTTGATAGTGTAAAAGAGCAACTGAATACTGAAAAAGCAGCCTTAACTGAAACAATGAAAGAGGAAATCAAAAATAAGGTTCAAAAGGACCTGGATAAAGAGTTAGATAAATTAAATAAAGCCTTTAAATAAAGGCTGTGTTAAAGGACTATGTTGTTTTCA
This window contains:
- the speE gene encoding polyamine aminopropyltransferase encodes the protein MELWYTEEHTENAKFSIKVKEQLYSEESEFQKIDFFESEEFGTFFTLDGLMMVNEKDEFIYHDMIVHVPMATNPNIKKVLVIGGGDGGTVRELTRYNTIEQIDMVEIDEQVVRACEKYLPITSSKLQDERVNLYFEDGLAFVKNTDNIYDLIIVDSTDPIGPGEGLFTEEFYNNCSKALSEEGILVNQHESPYYERDAHEMKRAHRKIKRLFPISKVYQFHMPTYPSGHWLFGFASKKFDPIKDIKVEQWNSLELKTKYYNTDLHVGCFALPTYVNEMLESADE
- the speD gene encoding adenosylmethionine decarboxylase, coding for MPKLKNNKLNLYGFNNLTKSLSFNIYDICYTETEEDRKRYIEYIDEQYNSERLTKILTDVTNTIGASVLNVAKQDYDPQGASVTLLISEEEVPVYVLDPSCNKGIITPMRENIVGHLDKSHVTVHTYPESHPENNISTFRVDIDVSTCGTISPLNALNYLIGSFDSDIITIDYRVRGFTRDIDGEKHFIDHSINSIQDYIKDETIERYSLIDMNIYQSNIFHTKMKVKDIDLDNYLFEKSESQLSIKNKNEIVERLNREMTEIFYGINLTK
- a CDS encoding aminotransferase class I/II-fold pyridoxal phosphate-dependent enzyme, translated to MKKNQYETPLYTAILEYSKKKVIPFDVPGHKQGRGNKELVEFLGEKTLSVDVNSMKPLDNIGNPIGVIKESEELMAEAFSSDNSFFLVNGTSAGVQAMIMSVCHQGDKIIIPRNVHKSAINALILSGAHPIYVQPEIDDHIGISLGVSVESYKKAIEENSDAKALFVINPTYYGIVSDLKKILELAKSHGLVTIVDEAHGTHFYFNDNFPDGAMKLGADISSVSLHKTGGSLTQSSVLLSNNGLVDKGTIKTTLNLTQSTSASYLLMTSLDITRKMLATEGKEIFNKVRELSIYARNETNKIEGYYAFGKELIDKNSVYDFDETKLSINTTNIGLTGIEVYDILRDEYNIQVEFGDSNNILAIISVGDTKENIDKLIGALKDISRKYKKEKKAPIKLNFRNPSVIVSPRDAFYSNKKRIKLEDSTGEISGESIMAYPPGIPIVSPGERIDDEMIKYIIHLKEKGSILTGTEDPEIKWIKVLGI
- a CDS encoding GDSL-type esterase/lipase family protein codes for the protein MKIVCIGDSITYGYGVRQREAWPYLLSMKYNVHIVNRGINGDTTEGMCLRFDRHVIKEKPSHVIILGGVNDIMMGIDLDEIQENISNMVHMANENNIVPIVGIPIKTDPQLAPIQWSSTTDFYEVNEKLILYRKWILGFAKKFNVEVIDFYEGFNKYMGEDDRSDYYSDGLHLTSKGNEIMAKLINLRY
- a CDS encoding 2-hydroxyacid dehydrogenase; translation: MKIVVIDDVLMNESQIDQLKSLGDLNIYSGTPKNQEETLNRGKDAHIIVSGWTHFSSSTLDRLPNLKMISLWATGYDYVDIGEANKRGVTVTNVPGYAKNAVAELAISLMLSVMRKVPQADRNVKESKAYNWGLFQGMEMSNKTIGIIGTGAIGCRVAEIANGFNMKIIAYDPSPKDEIVRKCNVKYTSCDEIFRESDIVTVHMPLLPSTHNFITEKDFAKMKKNAIFINTARAEIVNQNDLYETLKSRNVFGAGLDEINLSIESGEDLLKLDNVVVTPHMGFNTIEATEIKTNICIDNVRNYLSGGPSNEVRID
- a CDS encoding GNAT family N-acetyltransferase, with amino-acid sequence MSILETERLILRKWTYEDVDDLFEYAKSDLVGPNAGWKPHKDQEESKEIIKMFIESDEVYAIELKDENKVIGSIGIHRRTPDEKLKDLKQREIGYVLNPKYWGNGYVPEATNALIKHGFEEMNLELIWCAHYDYNMRSKRVIEKSPFKYIFKRKEELKLLDNKKVTTLYHNLTKEEYYKNI